One Bartonella sp. TP genomic window carries:
- a CDS encoding portal protein produces MIEEDKQALFLKLKSWYERDIKWALAWRQKAREDYEFYNGEQWSAEDRLVLQRNRRPVMTFNRIAPLVNAVIGAEINNRRQVRFIPRNLGEAKADDMLTGLGEWFRYTANAVDEESEAFADTVIAGMGWVDTGLDFDNSADGVPMMQRLDPFKMAWDCNATKSNLTDATRMWYVDEKPIDQLREMFPDIDEAQLDAAWARRAPGAAKSGDMVTIVEARWFEYQEAFQAPDIITGEKRVYSAEKLAELLQDFPNLPHHRFRQRIVKRAFLGAELLGDPDSPLVPHNQLGWECITGYYNRAERQFYGLVRPTKDPQRWANKFFSQVMHVLNSQAKGGLLAERGAFDDDAQAEESFARADQITWLRNGALSATAPRIQPKPAAQFPSGFFQLFEESKNAIMQVTGLSPEFIGTREVNQPGILENQRRQSSLNLLAYIFNSLKKYRKRQAMLVLHLLQNYLSDGRMVRIIGEENQQYVPLTRAVCAQREYDVIVDDAPTTANEKERTFAILQQILPMIAPYLTPQMGLEMLKYTPLPASLIEKWSAEASVNLPHK; encoded by the coding sequence ATGATTGAAGAAGACAAGCAAGCTTTATTTTTAAAGCTAAAAAGCTGGTATGAGCGAGATATAAAATGGGCGCTGGCCTGGCGGCAAAAAGCGCGCGAAGATTATGAGTTTTATAATGGTGAGCAATGGAGTGCTGAAGATCGCCTGGTTTTGCAGCGAAATCGCCGCCCGGTAATGACTTTTAACCGTATTGCGCCACTGGTAAATGCGGTGATAGGCGCAGAGATTAATAATCGGCGCCAGGTGCGGTTTATTCCACGTAATTTAGGCGAAGCGAAGGCCGACGATATGCTAACCGGATTGGGGGAGTGGTTTCGCTATACAGCAAATGCGGTAGACGAAGAATCAGAGGCGTTTGCCGATACAGTAATTGCTGGCATGGGCTGGGTAGACACTGGCTTGGATTTTGACAATAGCGCGGATGGTGTGCCGATGATGCAGCGTTTGGACCCTTTTAAAATGGCATGGGACTGCAATGCAACAAAGAGCAATTTAACCGATGCAACTCGCATGTGGTATGTTGACGAAAAGCCGATAGACCAGCTGCGCGAGATGTTTCCAGATATTGACGAGGCGCAGCTAGATGCTGCATGGGCCCGCCGAGCCCCAGGCGCGGCGAAGAGCGGTGATATGGTAACGATAGTTGAGGCGCGTTGGTTTGAATATCAAGAGGCTTTTCAGGCACCAGATATTATCACGGGCGAAAAGCGCGTTTATAGTGCTGAGAAATTGGCAGAGCTGTTGCAGGATTTTCCAAATTTGCCGCATCACAGATTTCGCCAGCGTATCGTTAAACGGGCTTTTTTGGGTGCAGAATTATTGGGCGACCCAGATTCGCCTTTAGTCCCGCATAATCAATTGGGCTGGGAATGTATTACCGGCTATTACAACCGGGCAGAGCGGCAATTTTATGGCTTGGTGCGGCCAACTAAAGACCCGCAACGCTGGGCAAATAAATTCTTTAGCCAAGTTATGCATGTGTTGAATAGTCAAGCCAAGGGGGGGCTTTTGGCAGAGCGCGGCGCTTTTGACGACGACGCCCAGGCCGAAGAAAGCTTTGCCCGGGCCGATCAGATAACTTGGCTGCGCAATGGGGCTTTGTCTGCTACGGCGCCGCGTATTCAGCCCAAGCCAGCTGCACAATTTCCCTCTGGGTTTTTTCAGCTTTTTGAAGAAAGTAAAAATGCTATAATGCAGGTAACCGGTCTGTCGCCAGAATTTATTGGCACCAGAGAAGTGAACCAACCGGGTATTTTAGAAAATCAGCGTCGCCAATCTAGCTTAAATTTATTGGCCTATATTTTTAATAGCTTAAAGAAATATCGCAAAAGACAAGCAATGTTGGTGCTGCATTTATTGCAAAATTATTTAAGCGATGGCCGCATGGTTAGAATTATTGGCGAGGAGAATCAGCAATATGTGCCATTAACGCGTGCAGTTTGTGCACAGCGTGAATATGATGTGATTGTGGATGACGCCCCAACCACAGCGAATGAAAAAGAGCGCACTTTTGCGATATTGCAGCAAATCTTGCCGATGATAGCCCCATATTTAACGCCGCAAATGGGGCTAGAAATGTTGAAATATACGCCATTGCCAGCATCATTGATAGAAAAATGGTCGGCAGAAGCTAGTGTAAATCTACCGCATAAATAA